The DNA sequence TCGCGAAGTACGGCGCCGACGGCGTGCGCACCGGCATGCTTTTCAGCAGCCCGGCCGGCAACGACCTGCCCTTCGACGAGAGCCTCTGCGAGCAGGGCCGCAACTTCAGCAACAAGATCTGGAACGCGTTCAGGCTGGTGAAGGGCTGGACCGTGGCCCAACAGGAGCAGCCTGCCGCGAACGCAGCCGCCGTGGCCTGGATGCGCAGCCGCGTGGAACGCAGCACCGCCGAACTCGATGGGCTCTACGACCAGTTCCGCATCAGCGAGGCGCTGATGACCACCTACAAGCTGATCTGGGACGACCTGTGCAGCTGGTACCTGGAGAGCATCAAGCCCGCCTTCGTGGACGGTGTGGCCCAGCCCATCGACGCGGCGACCTACGAGGCCACCATCGGCCTGTTCGAGGACGTGCTGAAGCTGCTGCACCCCTACATGCCCTTCCTCACCGAGGAGCTCTGGCACCACCTGCGTGAGCGGAAGGAAGGCGAGGACATCATCGTTGCGGCATGGCCGAAGGGCGGTGAAGGCGATGCCAGGCTGGAAGCCGAGGTGCAGCATGCCTTCGACCTGGTGAGCGCCGTGCGCAACACCCGGAACGAGCGCGGTATGAGCCCCAAGGAGAGCCTCGACGCGCAGGTGCAGGGCTCAGCCCCGATGCGGGCTTCCGTGGCCGCCTTGGTGAACAAGCTGGCCAACGTGGGCGCGATCAACGCAGTGGAGAAGGCCAGCGAGGGCAGCGTCACCTTCCTGGTGGGCACCACCACGTACGCCATCGACCTGGGCAGCAACGTGGACGCCGCCGCCGAGGCGAGAAAGGCCGAGGAGGAGCTCAGCTACCTCCGCGGCTTCCTGGCCAGCGTGGACAAGAAGCTCGGCAACGAACGCTTCGTGAGCGGCGCACCGCCGCAGGTGCTGGAGAACGAGCGCAAAAAGAAGGCCGACGCCGAGGCCAAGATCAAGGCGCTGGAGGAGCGGCTGGCGGTGCTGAAGTGATCGAGCGCTGAGGCATATGGGGGCGTCGATCGTCGCGCTACCTTCGCTTCATCGAACGCGACCTGAAATACGCCGCCATCGACATCGGTTCGAACGCCGTGAGGCTGCTCATCGGCGACGTGATCGAGCGGGAGGACCATCCCGTGGTGCGCAAGACCTCCCTGGTGCGCGTGCCGATCCGTCTGGGTGAGGACGTGTTCGCCAGCGGCGCCATCGGAGCCGCCAAGCGCGACTACCTGATCAAGAGCCTGAAGGCCTTTCGGCTGCTGATCGACGTGTACGGTGTGCCGCGCTATCGGTGCTGTGCGACCAGTGCGATGCGCGAGGCCTCCAACAGCGCGGAGACCATCGCCCGCGTGGAGATGGAGACCGGTGTGGACATCGAGGTGATCGGCGGGCGCGAGGAGGGCGACCTGATCTGCAGCACGTTCTGGACGCAGGACCTGCTGAAGGACCGCAGCTACCTGTTCATCGATGTCGGGGGAGGGAGCACCGAACTGACCTGGCTGGAGAAAGGACGCCGCGTGAAGACCGCGAGCTTCAAGGTGGGCACCGTGCGCATGCTGGCCGGCAAGGTGAAGGCACACGTCTGGCCGGACATCGCCGAGTTCCTGGGGGAACTGCGCGCGCAGCATGGTCAGTTGATGGCCGTGGGCACCGGCGGGAACATCAATCGCATCTTCAAGGAGAACGGCAACCGCTACGGTGAGCCGCTGCAGCGGGCGGACATCCAGCGTCATCGCGACCGGATCGCCGGGTACAGCCTGGAGGACCGGGTGAAGCTGCTGCGCTTGCGCGCCGACCGGGCGGACGTCATCATCCCTGCGGCCGACATCTTCCTGCGGGTGCTGGACGCGGCGGAGATCACGGAGATCTTCGTGCCCAAGGTGGGCCTTGCGGACGGGATCGTCTACGACCTGTACATGAAGCAGTACGGACATAAGCGGTATGCGCCTGCGGATCCCGTCGGAGTTCCGGCCTGAGCGGCTGTTGGTGGTGGCGGCCCTGGCCGGCTGCGGCACCGGCCGAGCGGCGTCCCCTCCCTGGGCCATCGGACTGCGCGGGCATGTCGGCTTCCTCTGGCCGCACCGGCCCAGCAGCTGGATCCTCGTGGAGGACCATTGTGTCGCGCCGGAGCTCTTTCTGGAGCGCCGACTTCCAGGCGACAGGCCCTGGCAGCGCCACTATCGCGCACCGTCCTTCGGCGTCGGTGTGCTGTACACGGGCCTGGCCAATCCGGACCGCATCGGGGCCGCAGTGCGGCTGCTTCCGTACCTGCACCTGCCGTTCACCCGCGGTGCGCGAGGCGACCTCGGCATGCGGCTGGGTTGGGGCGTGGGCCTGGTGACCCGGCCTTACGACCGGCGGGAGAACACCAAGCAGATCGCCATCGGTTCGCGGATCAACACCGCCATCCAGCTCATGCTCGCGTATCGGCACCGCTTCGGCCGCACCGAGCTGTCCGCCGGATTCGGCATCGACCACTGGAGCAACGGGTCGTTCGCCCTGCCCAACCTGGGGCTCAACCTGCTGAGCGCGAGCCTGGGCGTGGCGCAGGCCTTGGGACCGGTCGCACCGTACGTGCACACCCCGGACACCGTGCCGTTGGACCGGCCGCGACGGGAGCACAGCGTGGTGGGCGCGCTGTTCTGGAGCGAAACAGGCCGGCCGGAAAGCGGCCGGTACAGCGTGTACAGCCTGATCGGGCAGGTGCAATGGCGGCTCACGCGCAAGTCCGCCCTGGCCGTCGGGGTGGATGCGTTCAACAAGGGCGCGTTGCGCACCGACCATCCCGAGCTGGAGGCCAAGGGACGTGCAGCGCTCACCCAGGCCGGCGTGCACGCAGGCTACGCGCTGCTCTTCGGGCGCGGCGAGCTGTTCCTGCAGATGGGCGTGTACGTGTACACGCCGGTGCCCGAGCAGGCCGCCGTGTTCCACCGGCTGGGTTGCCGGTACCGGATCGCCCGGCATCTTCTGGCGCACATGGCGCTCAAGAGCCACTATGCCGTGGCGGATCACTGGGAGTTCGGATTCGGATACCGATGGTCATGAGGCGCGTGTTTCCCCTGCTGATGGTGCTCCTGGCCGCGTGCGAAGCGGAGCAATGGGACGACTGCGTCACCAGCACGGGTCCACTGCGGGAGGAGGAACGTGCGGTGGGACCCTTCCATCGCGTGGTGCTGGAGGACCGGGTGGACCTGCTGTTGGAGGATCGCACGGCGGGCACGGTGAACGTGGTGGCGGGCGGCAACCTGCTGGACCAGGTGGTGACCGAGGTGGAGGGGGGGGACGTTGACCGTGAGGAACGAGAACCGGTGCAATTGGGTGCGCAGCTTCAAGCCGCGGATCACCGTGCGCGTGCCGATGGATGCCGTGGTGGAGCTGGAGCTGCGCGGAACGGGGAACGTGAGCGCGACGGACACCGTGCGTCAACACGTGTTCCGCATCGAACAGCGGAACGCGCAGGGAACGGTCGAGCTGCAGCTGGCCGTGGATACGTGTTACGTGGGGCTGCACACCGGCGCCGGCGATGTGCGGCTGTCCGGCACCTGCGGCGTGGCCTATCTCTACAACGGTCTCATGGGGCCAATCGATGCGGGCGCGCTGGTGGCGCAGGAGGTGAACGTGAACAACAGCGGCGTGGCCGACATCATCTGCCGTGCTCAGCAGCGCCTGAACGCGCAGCTCTTCGATGTGGGGGACGTACGCTACTACGGGGATCCCGTGCTACAGGCCACGGTGACCGGAAGCGGGTTCGTGGTGCGGTTGGGGCCCTAGGGGCTCATACCCGCCCCCCCTTGATCTCCTCCACCACCGCGGGGTCCAAAAGGGTGGAGGTATCCCCCAAGCTCCCCAATTCATTCTCCGCCACCTTCCGCAGGATGCGCCGCATGATCTTGCCGCTGCGCGTCTTCGGCAGGCCGCTCACGAACTGGATCTTGTCCGGCTTGGCGATGCGGCCGATGCCCGCCACCACGGCCTCGATCACCTCGCCACGCATGTTCTCCACCGCGATGGCGTCGTCGGTGGGGATGGGCTTCTCGCAGACCACGTAGGCGTAGATGCCCTGGCCCTTGATGTCGTGCGGGTAGCCCACCACGGCGCTCTCCACCACGCCCTTGGCCTGGTTGATGGCGTTCTCGATCTCGGCCGTGCCGAAGCGGTGGCCGCTCACGTTGATCACATCGTCCACCCGACCGATGATGCGGTAGCGCCCGTCGGCATCGCGCTTGGCGCCATCGCCGGTGAAGTAGTAGCCTTTATAACTGCTGAAGTAGGTCTGGCGGCAGCGCTCATGGTCGCCCCAGGTGGTGCGCAGGATGCTGGGCCAGGGGAACTTCATGCACAGCAGACCTTCCACTTCATTTTCGGTGATCTCCTTGCCTTCAGGCGTGAGCAGCACAGGTTGCACGCCGGGCAGGGGCCACGCGGCGTGCGCGGGCTTCTCGTCGTTCACGCCTGCCATGGTGCTGATCAATATGCCGCCGGTCTCGGTCTGCCACCAGGTGTCCACAATGGGGCAGCGGTCCTTGCCCACGTGGATCTTGTACCAGTTCCACGCCTCCTCGTTGATGGGCTCGCCCACGCTGCCGATCACACGCAGGGAGTCCAGCGAGTAGGCCAGCACGTGGTCCAGTCCGGCGGCCATCAGGCTGCGGATGGCGGTGGGGGCGGTGTAGAAGATGTTCACGCCGTGCTTGTCGATCACCTGCCAG is a window from the Flavobacteriales bacterium genome containing:
- a CDS encoding DUF2807 domain-containing protein, giving the protein MRNENRCNWVRSFKPRITVRVPMDAVVELELRGTGNVSATDTVRQHVFRIEQRNAQGTVELQLAVDTCYVGLHTGAGDVRLSGTCGVAYLYNGLMGPIDAGALVAQEVNVNNSGVADIICRAQQRLNAQLFDVGDVRYYGDPVLQATVTGSGFVVRLGP
- a CDS encoding acyloxyacyl hydrolase, giving the protein MRLRIPSEFRPERLLVVAALAGCGTGRAASPPWAIGLRGHVGFLWPHRPSSWILVEDHCVAPELFLERRLPGDRPWQRHYRAPSFGVGVLYTGLANPDRIGAAVRLLPYLHLPFTRGARGDLGMRLGWGVGLVTRPYDRRENTKQIAIGSRINTAIQLMLAYRHRFGRTELSAGFGIDHWSNGSFALPNLGLNLLSASLGVAQALGPVAPYVHTPDTVPLDRPRREHSVVGALFWSETGRPESGRYSVYSLIGQVQWRLTRKSALAVGVDAFNKGALRTDHPELEAKGRAALTQAGVHAGYALLFGRGELFLQMGVYVYTPVPEQAAVFHRLGCRYRIARHLLAHMALKSHYAVADHWEFGFGYRWS
- a CDS encoding exopolyphosphatase, with translation MRLLIGDVIEREDHPVVRKTSLVRVPIRLGEDVFASGAIGAAKRDYLIKSLKAFRLLIDVYGVPRYRCCATSAMREASNSAETIARVEMETGVDIEVIGGREEGDLICSTFWTQDLLKDRSYLFIDVGGGSTELTWLEKGRRVKTASFKVGTVRMLAGKVKAHVWPDIAEFLGELRAQHGQLMAVGTGGNINRIFKENGNRYGEPLQRADIQRHRDRIAGYSLEDRVKLLRLRADRADVIIPAADIFLRVLDAAEITEIFVPKVGLADGIVYDLYMKQYGHKRYAPADPVGVPA